The window taattttattttgaataggtTGATCCTAATGCACATGGATTGAGAGACAAGTCTCTTCCATTTTACGAAGATTGGTGTATTGTATTTGGAAAAGATCGAGCAACTGGAGAATTTGCTGAAGGACCTGCAGAAGCAATGGCAGCAATGGAGAATGAAGTGGAGACTAATGATATAGAGTCTGAAAATATTGGAAAGCAGCCTACATCGGGGTCAGTTCATGCAAGAACTAGTGATGTAGAAGAAGGAAGACCAAGTAAGAGAAATAAATCTGAACCTCTAATGACATGCATGAAAGAAATGAATGCCACAATGCGAGAATTTTTTACAATGAAAAGAGTGCAAGTATGTGAAATGATTTCTCGCCTTCCTCTTGATCCAGTTGACAAGATAGATGCAACTATTGCAATTACAGCCAAAGCACAGTTTGTTGACATATTTACATCCTTAAATGATGATGCTGATAGGTTATTGTTCATCAAAAGACTTTCTCGTATGGGTGGTTAAGAAAAGGTAGACATATATACTAGATTTTGATTGTACCTCGACAACATATTCCTTGGGTGCGTTGTTGGTGTGCAGGTCTTCTTCTTCCGGAGCTTTTGATAGTAGGGTAGATAACATGTTACTTTTGTCCTTGTAAAAACATGTATAATTGCAGGTTTTTTGAGACCTTTAAGTcataaatactttatatttgaCATGTTATCTTAGTTACACTTTTTGTAATTATACTGGCTGAATATATAAAACTTTGTTGATTTTAGTTACactttttgtaatttttgtaattatacTGGCTGAATATATAAAACTTTGTTGATCTTAGTTACACTTTTTGTAATTATACTGGCCGAATATGTGAGTAGTGTGAGTAGTGGAAGTTCCTCCTTTGACTTCTTGTATTTCTAATACTAGTTTGATACTAGTTTGGATTAATGAGAGGTCCTtctgttgtcccattttttgTTATATGATTCTTGTTTTGTTTGCTGTATAGAACTAGAAACCAATTCATT is drawn from Impatiens glandulifera chromosome 3, dImpGla2.1, whole genome shotgun sequence and contains these coding sequences:
- the LOC124930293 gene encoding uncharacterized protein At2g29880-like, with translation MDSQDNDAVPQHSNKRWKKKATSRRSWTDKEQQVLIEALKEIVNLGMKTDNAFRSGYLNVLYDKMLIAFPGTDLRPTPHIDSKIKVWKRIYTAVDRMRTLSGFGWNDIHKSITCDDDAVWEAHVKVDPNAHGLRDKSLPFYEDWCIVFGKDRATGEFAEGPAEAMAAMENEVETNDIESENIGKQPTSGSVHARTSDVEEGRPSKRNKSEPLMTCMKEMNATMREFFTMKRVQVCEMISRLPLDPVDKIDATIAITAKAQFVDIFTSLNDDADRLLFIKRLSRMGG